From the Oleiharenicola lentus genome, one window contains:
- the rpmF gene encoding 50S ribosomal protein L32 has protein sequence MANPKRKQSKRRSANRRAANAFKAPQFSKDTDGGAFRPHRVNPKTGMYRGRQVLNVEV, from the coding sequence ATGGCCAATCCGAAACGCAAACAGTCCAAGCGCCGCAGCGCCAACCGCCGTGCCGCCAACGCCTTCAAGGCCCCCCAGTTCTCCAAGGACACCGACGGCGGCGCTTTCCGCCCGCATCGTGTGAACCCGAAGACCGGCATGTATCGCGGCCGGCAGGTTCTCAACGTCGAGGTCTGA
- the plsX gene encoding phosphate acyltransferase PlsX has translation MDAMGGDLGPSEVVAAVQLVLADETMDPITLVGDQAVLSPLLSTAGLAGNPRVSILHASEVITMEDKPLQALKRKKDSSMVKAIDLVKTGEARVTISCGNTGALMAGSTLRLRMMDGVDRPALAAVIPREGGHFILIDAGANPEAKPEHLVHNAILGANYAKVILGVAAPRVGLLTIGTEEGKGNSLITETHDLLKRLDGVVNYAGPIEGFQVFRDTVDVVVCDGFVGNTLLKTWESLAKFITGMLKQELQANPLRIGGALLAKGAFDALKSRMNPDRYGGAPLLGVRGNILKAHGSSSRHAMANAIRAAAKIIHQDLYQHSEQDVARANALLDPPAAPAAPAS, from the coding sequence GTGGACGCGATGGGCGGAGACTTGGGTCCGTCCGAGGTCGTCGCGGCGGTTCAGCTCGTGCTGGCCGATGAGACGATGGATCCCATCACGCTCGTGGGCGACCAAGCGGTGCTGTCGCCCTTGCTGAGCACCGCCGGGCTCGCCGGTAACCCGCGGGTTTCGATCCTGCACGCCTCCGAGGTGATCACCATGGAGGACAAACCGCTGCAGGCCCTCAAGCGGAAGAAAGACTCTTCGATGGTGAAGGCCATCGATCTGGTCAAAACCGGCGAGGCCCGCGTCACCATCAGCTGCGGCAACACCGGGGCCCTCATGGCCGGCAGCACCCTGCGCCTCCGCATGATGGATGGCGTGGATCGCCCCGCCCTGGCCGCCGTCATCCCGCGTGAAGGCGGCCATTTCATTTTGATCGACGCCGGCGCCAATCCCGAGGCCAAGCCCGAACACCTCGTGCACAACGCCATCCTCGGCGCCAATTACGCCAAGGTGATCCTGGGCGTCGCGGCCCCCCGCGTCGGCTTGCTCACCATCGGCACCGAGGAAGGCAAGGGCAACTCCCTCATCACCGAGACGCATGATCTCCTGAAGCGGCTCGACGGCGTGGTGAACTACGCCGGCCCCATCGAGGGCTTCCAAGTTTTCCGCGACACCGTGGACGTCGTCGTCTGCGACGGCTTTGTCGGCAACACGCTGCTCAAGACCTGGGAATCGCTGGCCAAATTCATCACGGGCATGCTCAAGCAGGAGCTGCAGGCCAACCCGCTCCGCATCGGCGGCGCGCTGCTCGCCAAAGGTGCCTTCGACGCCCTGAAATCGCGGATGAACCCCGACCGTTACGGCGGCGCCCCGCTCCTCGGCGTGCGCGGCAACATCCTCAAGGCCCACGGCTCGAGCAGCCGCCACGCCATGGCCAATGCCATCCGCGCCGCCGCCAAGATCATCCACCAGGACCTTTACCAGCACTCCGAACAGGACGTCGCCCGCGCCAACGCCCTCCTCGATCCCCCGGCGGCTCCGGCCGCCCCCGCTTCCTGA
- a CDS encoding beta-ketoacyl-ACP synthase III, translating to MASVIIAGVGSYAPAQVLTNEELSKRVDTSDEWIRTRSGIRERRIAAPDEACSDLALKAAANALADAKISAADIDLLIVATCTPDLPLPSTACLVQHKLGVPAHATCFDIAAACSGFLYALEIAYGQLQTNRYKRALIIGAEKLSTITDWTDRTTCVLFGDGAGAAVLMKSPEPGKGILGTDLGADGEFVDNLYIPAGGSRTPASAESVAKRDHCIRMNGREVFKSAVRVMETVAREMMEQHQLTPDQISLVVPHQANIRIIEALAGNLKMPLDKFFVNLDRYGNTSSATIPLALDEARKAGRIKPGDTTLLVAFGAGLTYGAALVRW from the coding sequence ATGGCTTCCGTCATCATCGCCGGCGTCGGCTCCTACGCCCCCGCCCAGGTGCTCACCAACGAAGAACTTTCCAAACGGGTCGATACCTCCGACGAGTGGATCCGCACCCGCTCGGGCATCCGCGAACGGCGCATTGCCGCGCCCGACGAGGCCTGCTCCGACCTTGCCCTCAAGGCTGCCGCCAATGCCCTCGCTGACGCCAAGATCAGCGCCGCCGACATCGACCTGCTGATCGTGGCCACCTGCACGCCCGACCTGCCCCTGCCCTCCACCGCGTGCCTGGTGCAGCACAAGCTCGGTGTCCCGGCCCACGCGACCTGCTTTGACATTGCCGCCGCCTGCTCGGGCTTCCTCTACGCCCTCGAGATCGCCTACGGCCAGCTGCAGACCAACCGCTACAAGCGCGCCCTGATCATCGGCGCCGAAAAACTTTCCACGATCACCGACTGGACCGACCGCACCACCTGCGTGCTCTTCGGCGACGGCGCCGGCGCGGCCGTGCTCATGAAGTCGCCCGAGCCCGGCAAAGGCATCCTCGGCACCGACCTCGGCGCTGACGGCGAATTTGTGGACAACCTTTACATTCCCGCCGGCGGCAGCCGCACCCCGGCCTCGGCCGAGTCCGTGGCCAAACGCGACCACTGCATCCGCATGAACGGCCGCGAGGTGTTCAAGAGCGCCGTCCGCGTCATGGAGACCGTGGCCCGGGAAATGATGGAACAACACCAGCTGACTCCTGACCAAATCAGCCTCGTGGTTCCCCATCAGGCCAACATCCGCATCATCGAGGCGCTCGCCGGCAACCTGAAGATGCCGCTCGACAAGTTCTTCGTAAACCTCGACCGCTACGGCAACACCTCGTCGGCCACCATTCCCCTCGCCCTCGACGAAGCCCGGAAGGCCGGTCGCATCAAGCCCGGTGACACCACGCTGCTCGTCGCCTTCGGCGCTGGCTTGACCTACGGAGCCGCGCTGGTTCGATGGTAA
- the bamD gene encoding outer membrane protein assembly factor BamD, translating to MRRPTSLPLLAVLVAVMLAPLRLSADLVWTPESGWKVQGGVLASLQGEEGRNALELMNKARAAEEAGEDGRALKAYTQVTKKYPNSVYAAEALFRTGLIQQKQRKYHKAFQTYQVLVAGYPNSEKFNQVIGEQYRIASDLAEGKRAKTVWWLPGFRSRERAIAYFETIVMTAPFSDYAPLALMNAARGYKKMNETPAAIDALDRMISTYPRNVLTPDAYLRIAETHASLVDGPAYDQASTQDAITYYEDYMILFPGHNGMVAAESGLADMKSVLARSKMVIGDYYYKHRKNYKAAKVFYNEAITAYPDSAVATEAREKLTVVDAKLEEQAKVTPPDGSGPPKPAPAKKTKRFWIF from the coding sequence ATGCGTCGCCCCACTTCTCTTCCCCTCCTGGCCGTCCTTGTGGCGGTGATGCTCGCCCCGCTCCGCCTGTCCGCCGACCTCGTGTGGACCCCGGAGAGCGGCTGGAAAGTCCAGGGCGGCGTGCTCGCCAGCCTGCAGGGCGAGGAAGGCCGCAACGCCCTCGAGCTCATGAACAAGGCCCGCGCCGCCGAGGAAGCCGGCGAAGACGGTCGCGCGCTCAAGGCCTACACCCAGGTCACCAAGAAGTATCCCAATTCCGTTTACGCCGCCGAAGCCCTCTTCCGCACCGGCCTCATCCAGCAAAAGCAGCGCAAATACCACAAGGCTTTCCAGACCTACCAGGTGCTGGTGGCCGGCTACCCGAATTCCGAAAAGTTCAACCAGGTCATCGGCGAGCAATACCGCATCGCCTCCGACCTCGCCGAGGGCAAGCGCGCCAAGACCGTCTGGTGGCTCCCCGGTTTCCGCAGCCGGGAGCGCGCCATCGCCTATTTCGAGACCATCGTGATGACCGCGCCCTTCAGCGATTATGCGCCCCTCGCGCTCATGAACGCCGCCCGCGGTTACAAGAAGATGAACGAGACTCCGGCCGCCATCGACGCCCTGGACCGGATGATCAGCACCTACCCGCGCAACGTCCTCACCCCCGATGCCTACCTGCGCATCGCCGAGACCCATGCCTCGCTCGTGGACGGCCCCGCCTACGACCAGGCCTCCACCCAGGACGCCATCACCTACTACGAGGATTACATGATTCTCTTCCCCGGTCACAACGGCATGGTCGCCGCCGAATCCGGTCTCGCCGACATGAAGTCCGTGCTCGCCCGCAGCAAGATGGTCATCGGCGACTACTACTACAAGCACCGCAAAAATTACAAGGCGGCCAAGGTCTTCTACAACGAGGCGATCACCGCCTATCCCGATTCCGCCGTCGCCACCGAGGCCCGCGAAAAGCTGACCGTCGTTGACGCCAAGCTGGAGGAACAGGCCAAGGTCACCCCGCCGGATGGCTCCGGCCCGCCCAAGCCCGCCCCGGCCAAGAAGACGAAGCGGTTCTGGATTTTCTAA
- the lptE gene encoding LPS assembly lipoprotein LptE yields the protein MTRLVNLLSVLCLLASALGLAGCTGYQLGTGSAPKFATLFVAPVKTEALIPQARAELTTRVREAFIRDGRVRLVNSAEAADAVLEITVAGYKRDVAVTRADDTGLARRFDVTLQARATLLNNRDRSHFFTDRVIESKRGAMTDDGLVPAESQLLPVLGESLATEAVSAVLDTW from the coding sequence ATGACACGCTTGGTAAATCTCCTCTCTGTTCTCTGCCTTCTGGCCTCCGCCCTCGGCCTCGCCGGCTGCACGGGCTACCAGCTCGGCACCGGCAGCGCGCCCAAGTTTGCCACCCTTTTCGTGGCTCCGGTCAAAACCGAGGCCCTCATCCCGCAAGCCCGCGCTGAGCTCACCACGCGCGTGCGCGAGGCCTTCATCCGCGACGGACGCGTGCGCCTCGTGAACTCGGCCGAAGCCGCCGACGCCGTGCTGGAGATCACCGTGGCCGGCTACAAACGCGACGTGGCGGTCACGCGGGCCGACGACACCGGCCTCGCCCGGCGCTTCGACGTGACGCTTCAGGCCCGCGCCACGCTGCTCAACAACCGCGACCGGAGCCATTTCTTTACCGACCGCGTGATCGAGTCCAAACGCGGCGCCATGACCGATGACGGTCTCGTCCCCGCCGAAAGCCAGCTTCTGCCGGTCCTCGGCGAATCGCTCGCGACGGAAGCCGTCAGTGCCGTGCTCGACACCTGGTGA
- the rpe gene encoding ribulose-phosphate 3-epimerase, whose product MPNAPLLAPSLLAGDHGALAASAQVAAEAGAPWLHLDIMDGHFVPNLSFGPETLAALRRAGLKTFFDTHLMLSEPHRYADAFAKAGANLISIHIEPAYDHRATLARIRALGCQCGIVLNPGTPASAIEPLLDAVDLVLVMTVQPGFGGQPFRADMLPKLREIDGWRRSRGLNFRLEVDGGIDLGTAAQCRAAGTDTFVAGTSFFKASDQAAFAAAMAAL is encoded by the coding sequence ATGCCCAACGCCCCCCTCCTCGCTCCCTCCCTGCTCGCCGGTGATCACGGTGCCCTCGCCGCCAGCGCCCAGGTTGCGGCCGAGGCGGGTGCCCCTTGGCTGCACCTCGACATCATGGACGGGCATTTCGTGCCGAACCTGTCCTTCGGACCCGAGACCCTCGCCGCCCTGCGCCGGGCGGGACTCAAGACCTTCTTCGACACGCACCTGATGTTGTCCGAGCCCCACCGCTACGCGGACGCCTTTGCCAAGGCCGGGGCCAACCTCATCAGCATCCACATCGAACCTGCCTACGACCACCGCGCCACCCTGGCCCGCATCCGCGCGCTCGGTTGCCAGTGCGGCATCGTGCTGAATCCCGGCACGCCCGCCTCGGCCATCGAACCCTTGCTCGATGCCGTGGATCTCGTGCTCGTGATGACCGTCCAGCCCGGTTTTGGCGGACAACCCTTCCGTGCCGACATGCTGCCGAAGTTGCGCGAGATCGATGGCTGGCGCCGGAGCCGCGGCCTGAATTTCCGTCTCGAGGTGGACGGCGGCATCGACCTCGGCACCGCGGCGCAGTGCCGTGCCGCCGGCACCGACACCTTTGTCGCCGGCACCTCGTTCTTCAAGGCATCCGACCAGGCGGCCTTCGCCGCCGCGATGGCCGCGTTGTAA
- a CDS encoding energy transducer TonB, whose amino-acid sequence MIVFLRLLSVAGVVLGGTVLSARADNPTDGAQPVMVRTSLEVRLPEKLRALLLEKPMVRCLVTVDEESRLVEFVAVEATHHELLERAAQAIRETIFEAATLNGRTVQSTAEVRVTFFDPEQRALQDGLVARPFGSSSADAVSRRIYANAKEHHGFRHSDQAELDAPLAMTAGKLVVLADDEGRTASGRCVVDYYVDHLGQPRIPRIVSSDNDTVARSALLTLQQLRFAPPTRAGQPTCVKVRQPFIYEGGPAPAGS is encoded by the coding sequence ATGATTGTATTTCTCCGTCTGCTTTCCGTTGCGGGTGTGGTCCTGGGTGGCACGGTGCTCTCCGCCCGGGCGGATAATCCGACCGACGGCGCTCAGCCGGTGATGGTGAGAACCTCGCTCGAGGTGCGCCTGCCGGAAAAACTCCGCGCCTTGCTGCTCGAAAAACCGATGGTGCGATGCCTGGTCACCGTGGATGAGGAGAGCCGGCTGGTCGAATTTGTGGCGGTCGAGGCCACGCACCACGAGCTGCTGGAACGGGCGGCGCAGGCGATCCGCGAGACGATTTTCGAGGCGGCGACGCTCAACGGTCGCACCGTTCAATCCACGGCCGAGGTCCGCGTGACTTTCTTCGATCCCGAACAGCGGGCGTTGCAGGACGGACTCGTTGCGCGGCCGTTCGGATCCTCGTCGGCCGATGCGGTTTCCCGGCGAATTTATGCGAATGCGAAAGAGCACCACGGTTTCCGGCATTCCGACCAGGCCGAGCTCGACGCGCCGCTGGCGATGACGGCCGGCAAGCTGGTGGTGCTCGCCGACGACGAGGGACGCACGGCCAGCGGACGTTGCGTGGTGGACTACTACGTGGATCATCTGGGTCAGCCCCGCATTCCCCGGATCGTTTCCTCCGACAACGACACCGTGGCGCGCAGCGCGCTGCTTACGCTGCAACAGCTCCGATTTGCCCCGCCAACCCGCGCCGGTCAGCCCACCTGCGTGAAAGTGCGCCAGCCGTTCATTTACGAGGGCGGCCCCGCACCGGCCGGTTCCTGA
- a CDS encoding ABC transporter substrate-binding protein, with protein sequence MNRALIILALLTVVALPFALRPAKKTIGRADGTVVIITPHNEAIRQEYAQGFQEWYRAKTGKTVTIDWRVIGGTSEIARFLESEYIASFQNHWTRKLGKSWSMEVQASFANARLAKDANPEAQEARREFLASEVGCGIDVFFGGGTFDFIRQADAGRIVDSGLLQRRPEWFTDDVIPASYTGEPFRDRQGRWLGPVLSGHGMLYNHDALARLGITAPPREWADLTDPKYLGEVAVCDPTKSGSIAKSFESIIQEQIYLEWTKLVADTGRPRAELEKQAVAQGWERGLRLLLLVSANARYFTDSSQKPPIDVAAGNCAVGMCIDFYGRYQEQSSAERSGRQRLGFHMPEGGTTLSPDPIALMRGAPNRQIAEAFIEYVMSMEGQKLWNFKPGTPGGPQHFALRRLPIRKDFYRTPEFAAHRSDPEVNPYAGEAPLVYNSAWTGNLFREMSFVIRIMGIDTHNELAAAWRAINAPGVPAARRAEALAVLTDLSAVGYEQMFARVKPALTSKNKVDEVRFASELAGHFRAQYQRAERTARGTY encoded by the coding sequence ATGAACCGCGCCCTCATCATCCTCGCCCTGCTGACCGTCGTGGCGCTCCCGTTCGCGCTGCGTCCGGCCAAGAAGACCATCGGGCGCGCCGACGGCACGGTGGTCATCATCACGCCCCACAACGAGGCCATCCGGCAGGAATATGCGCAGGGATTCCAGGAATGGTATCGGGCGAAGACCGGCAAAACCGTGACGATTGACTGGCGGGTGATCGGTGGCACGAGCGAGATCGCGCGCTTCCTTGAGTCGGAATATATCGCGTCGTTTCAAAACCACTGGACCCGCAAGCTCGGCAAGTCGTGGAGCATGGAGGTGCAGGCCTCATTCGCAAACGCGCGGTTGGCGAAGGACGCCAACCCGGAGGCGCAGGAGGCCCGGCGCGAGTTCCTTGCGTCGGAGGTCGGCTGCGGCATCGACGTGTTCTTCGGCGGCGGCACCTTTGACTTTATCCGGCAGGCCGATGCCGGCCGCATCGTGGATTCCGGCCTGTTGCAGCGCCGCCCCGAGTGGTTCACCGACGACGTGATCCCGGCCAGCTACACCGGCGAGCCGTTCCGCGACAGGCAGGGCCGCTGGCTCGGCCCCGTGCTCAGCGGCCACGGCATGCTCTACAACCACGACGCCCTCGCGCGGCTCGGCATCACCGCGCCGCCGCGCGAGTGGGCCGACCTGACCGACCCGAAATACCTCGGTGAAGTCGCCGTGTGCGACCCGACCAAGAGCGGTTCCATCGCGAAGTCCTTTGAAAGCATCATTCAGGAGCAGATCTATCTGGAATGGACGAAGCTCGTCGCCGACACCGGCCGGCCGAGGGCCGAGCTCGAGAAACAGGCCGTGGCGCAAGGCTGGGAGCGTGGCCTGCGGCTGCTCCTGCTCGTGAGTGCCAACGCCCGCTATTTCACCGATTCGTCGCAGAAACCGCCGATCGACGTGGCGGCGGGCAACTGTGCGGTCGGCATGTGCATCGATTTCTACGGCCGTTACCAGGAGCAGAGTTCGGCGGAGCGCAGCGGACGCCAGCGCCTGGGCTTCCACATGCCCGAGGGCGGCACCACGCTCTCGCCCGATCCGATCGCCCTGATGCGCGGTGCGCCCAACCGGCAGATCGCCGAGGCCTTCATCGAATACGTGATGTCCATGGAGGGCCAGAAGCTCTGGAACTTCAAACCCGGCACCCCCGGCGGGCCGCAGCACTTCGCCCTGCGCCGGCTCCCGATCCGCAAGGACTTTTACCGCACACCAGAATTCGCGGCGCACCGTTCCGATCCCGAGGTGAATCCCTACGCCGGCGAGGCCCCGCTGGTCTATAACTCGGCGTGGACCGGCAACCTGTTCCGCGAGATGTCCTTTGTGATCCGCATCATGGGCATCGACACCCACAACGAGCTGGCCGCGGCCTGGCGGGCGATCAACGCCCCCGGGGTTCCCGCCGCGCGCCGCGCCGAGGCGCTGGCCGTGCTGACCGACCTCTCGGCCGTCGGCTACGAGCAGATGTTCGCCAGGGTGAAGCCGGCACTGACGTCCAAGAACAAGGTGGACGAGGTGCGCTTCGCCAGCGAGCTGGCCGGGCATTTCCGCGCCCAATACCAGCGCGCGGAACGCACAGCCCGGGGCACATACTGA
- a CDS encoding ABC transporter ATP-binding protein, which translates to MISIQVKQLTKQFGNVVALHGLDLTINPGELFFLLGPSGCGKTTLLRSLAGFYIPEKGQILFGNEDVTRLEPHKRNTGMMFQSYALWPHMTVAENVAFGLHERKVPAEEIKTRVAEALASVKMEKYAERKPNQLSGGQQQRIALARALVIRPRCLLLDEPLSNLDAKLRLEMRTEIRRVCKEFQLTTVYVTHDQKEALSIADRMAILESGHILQVGTPREVYKRPTRKVVANFIGETDFLTGKVLSVDGDHVFVETTVGRFQGVFGDPTRPAAAGAEVTVSIRPECWELHRDAERKNVVTGRIGDSIYLGEVAQYDFVTANGTKLKIFERNPRFVDGSARGELYATVEPEDVVVLTD; encoded by the coding sequence ATGATTTCGATCCAGGTCAAGCAACTCACCAAGCAGTTCGGCAACGTGGTGGCCCTGCACGGCCTCGACCTGACCATCAATCCCGGCGAACTCTTTTTCCTGCTCGGGCCCAGCGGCTGCGGCAAGACCACGCTCCTGCGCAGCCTGGCCGGCTTCTACATCCCGGAGAAAGGGCAGATTCTCTTCGGCAACGAGGACGTCACCCGCCTTGAACCGCACAAGCGGAACACGGGCATGATGTTTCAGAGCTACGCGCTCTGGCCGCACATGACCGTGGCCGAGAACGTCGCGTTTGGTCTCCACGAGCGCAAGGTGCCGGCCGAGGAAATCAAGACCCGCGTGGCCGAGGCGCTGGCGTCGGTGAAGATGGAAAAATACGCGGAGCGTAAACCCAACCAGCTCTCCGGCGGCCAGCAGCAGCGCATCGCGCTCGCCCGCGCGCTCGTCATCCGGCCGCGCTGCCTGCTGCTCGACGAACCGCTCTCCAACCTCGACGCCAAGCTCCGGCTCGAAATGCGCACGGAGATCCGCCGCGTGTGCAAGGAGTTCCAGCTCACGACGGTCTATGTGACCCATGACCAGAAGGAGGCCCTGTCCATCGCCGATCGCATGGCGATCCTCGAGAGCGGCCACATCCTGCAGGTCGGCACACCGCGCGAGGTTTACAAGCGTCCGACGCGGAAAGTGGTGGCAAACTTCATCGGCGAAACAGATTTTCTCACCGGCAAGGTTCTTTCGGTGGACGGCGACCATGTGTTTGTCGAGACCACGGTCGGGCGCTTCCAGGGTGTGTTCGGCGATCCCACCCGCCCGGCGGCCGCGGGCGCCGAGGTCACGGTCTCGATCCGCCCGGAGTGCTGGGAACTCCACCGCGATGCCGAGCGGAAGAACGTCGTGACCGGCCGCATCGGCGACTCCATCTACCTCGGCGAGGTGGCGCAGTATGATTTTGTGACCGCCAACGGCACCAAGCTGAAGATCTTCGAGCGCAACCCGCGCTTCGTGGACGGCAGCGCGCGGGGCGAACTCTACGCCACGGTTGAGCCCGAGGACGTGGTGGTGCTGACGGACTGA
- the hpt gene encoding hypoxanthine phosphoribosyltransferase: MPSPKGPPELKHLDHILVSAPAIKRRIAGLGEQINSDYAGKDLMVVAIVNGALIFTADLLRQLRSSLRLDCLRASSYHDGTKAVGEPRIVDSMKLDVRGHNVLLVDDILDTGKTLAAVAGMIKDKGATTVKTCVLLDKKARRAVPFEADYVGFEIPNEFVVGYGLDFNERYRNLPCIGVLKPKFYGGK, translated from the coding sequence ATGCCCTCGCCCAAAGGACCGCCGGAGCTCAAGCATCTCGATCACATCCTCGTCAGCGCCCCCGCCATCAAGCGCCGCATCGCGGGCCTGGGCGAACAGATCAACAGCGACTACGCCGGCAAGGACCTGATGGTCGTCGCCATCGTCAACGGCGCCCTGATTTTCACCGCCGACCTCCTGCGCCAGCTGCGCAGCTCCCTGCGCCTCGACTGCCTGCGCGCCTCCAGCTATCACGACGGCACCAAGGCCGTCGGCGAACCGCGTATCGTGGACTCCATGAAACTCGACGTCCGCGGCCACAACGTGCTGCTCGTGGACGACATCCTCGACACCGGCAAGACCCTCGCCGCCGTCGCCGGCATGATCAAGGACAAGGGCGCCACCACCGTGAAGACCTGCGTGCTGCTCGACAAGAAGGCCCGCCGCGCCGTGCCCTTTGAGGCCGATTACGTGGGCTTCGAGATCCCCAACGAGTTCGTCGTGGGCTACGGCCTCGATTTCAACGAGCGCTACCGCAACCTCCCCTGCATCGGCGTCCTGAAGCCCAAGTTCTACGGCGGGAAATAA
- a CDS encoding NUDIX hydrolase: MGQNLDELFDVVDEQDRVVGQMPRREVHRLKLRHRAVHLLVVNRAGQVFLHQRSQLKDQFPGYWNTSAAGHVGAGEDYDSTAARELEEELGCRPVRSPQPLFKVEAREETGQEFVWVYRVEAEGPFTLHPTEIERGGWFTPTEIDQWLAERPSEIAPALMYLWPRVKDRLRG, translated from the coding sequence ATGGGACAGAATCTGGACGAACTTTTCGATGTGGTGGACGAGCAAGATCGCGTGGTCGGGCAGATGCCACGGCGCGAGGTACACCGGCTCAAGTTGCGTCACCGGGCCGTGCACCTGCTGGTGGTGAACCGGGCCGGGCAGGTCTTTCTGCACCAGCGTTCGCAGTTGAAGGACCAATTCCCGGGTTACTGGAACACCTCCGCCGCCGGCCACGTGGGCGCGGGTGAAGACTATGACAGCACGGCGGCGCGGGAGCTGGAGGAGGAGCTGGGCTGCCGCCCCGTGAGGTCGCCGCAACCGCTGTTCAAGGTCGAGGCGCGCGAGGAGACGGGTCAGGAATTCGTGTGGGTCTATCGAGTGGAGGCCGAGGGGCCCTTCACCTTGCATCCCACCGAGATCGAGCGCGGGGGCTGGTTCACTCCAACTGAGATTGACCAGTGGCTGGCGGAACGGCCTTCGGAGATCGCGCCGGCGCTGATGTATCTCTGGCCCCGGGTGAAGGACCGCTTGCGCGGATAG
- a CDS encoding DUF1294 domain-containing protein, producing the protein MRDNSRSSKQGGSLSGGSLMVLAGLLVLPGWAMARVLEPQHGLWGGVWGATASLITFVAYWHDKRSAQAQGWRTPEGILHLLELLGGWPGALIAQRWFRHKTVKVSYQVVFWLIVALHQLVAIDALRGWVGLKGLLR; encoded by the coding sequence ATGCGCGATAACAGCCGATCGTCGAAGCAAGGCGGAAGCCTCAGCGGCGGGTCCTTGATGGTGCTGGCCGGCTTGCTGGTTTTGCCCGGGTGGGCGATGGCGCGGGTGCTGGAGCCGCAGCACGGGCTGTGGGGTGGCGTTTGGGGCGCGACGGCTTCGTTGATCACCTTCGTGGCCTATTGGCACGACAAGCGGTCGGCGCAGGCGCAGGGCTGGCGGACGCCCGAGGGTATTTTGCACTTGTTGGAGTTGCTGGGCGGTTGGCCGGGGGCGCTAATCGCGCAGCGCTGGTTCCGGCACAAGACCGTCAAGGTGTCGTATCAGGTCGTCTTTTGGCTGATCGTGGCGTTGCACCAGCTCGTGGCGATCGATGCGCTGCGCGGCTGGGTGGGGCTGAAGGGGCTGTTGCGCTAG
- a CDS encoding PIN domain-containing protein, whose translation MTMSPFTHLVLVDFENVPKVNLGALAGKPVHVTLLIGNKQTKLETSFSLQLHHFAAQVTPVEVGASGRNALDITLACYLGQAVQRTPDAEFFIVSSDKDYDPMIAHLRATTGVKVSRHASFDALPFLKPAKKSGSTKPPFPIKKEVEAEETVLTKMTVPPAMKKSADGYAKLLQQIRSGKNRPSTRAKLMHHIHTVYGQKSTIEQQASVVCRLENDSVITIDDKDRVTYLEQA comes from the coding sequence ATGACCATGTCACCGTTTACACACTTGGTATTAGTCGATTTCGAAAATGTGCCAAAGGTTAACTTGGGTGCATTGGCGGGGAAGCCCGTTCACGTCACCCTGCTGATCGGCAACAAGCAGACGAAGCTGGAAACATCATTCTCTCTGCAACTGCACCATTTCGCGGCGCAAGTGACCCCGGTCGAAGTTGGAGCTTCCGGTCGCAATGCGTTGGATATCACGTTGGCCTGCTATCTCGGGCAGGCGGTCCAGCGCACGCCTGACGCCGAATTCTTTATCGTGTCCAGTGACAAGGATTACGACCCGATGATCGCCCATCTGCGGGCGACCACCGGGGTGAAGGTTTCACGACACGCTTCCTTTGACGCGCTGCCATTCTTGAAGCCGGCGAAGAAAAGCGGCTCCACGAAGCCTCCTTTCCCTATTAAAAAGGAAGTCGAGGCGGAGGAGACCGTGCTGACCAAGATGACCGTGCCGCCTGCAATGAAAAAATCGGCCGATGGCTATGCCAAGCTGCTTCAGCAGATTCGAAGCGGTAAGAACCGTCCGAGCACACGGGCGAAGCTGATGCATCACATCCACACGGTTTACGGACAAAAATCCACAATTGAGCAACAAGCCTCCGTGGTGTGTAGGTTAGAAAACGACAGTGTCATCACCATCGACGACAAAGATAGAGTGACTTACTTGGAACAAGCGTAG